ttttttttcctccaaCATCTTCTTAATCTTGGTTTTGCAATATTAATTGCTCCAAGATTTTGCATTAATATTACACACCTTTATAGTGTCTACATGCATCTTATCTTAATTGCCCATAAATTTGCAGCATAGAAGGAATGCCATGAGGCATGGCAATATGGCATATACCCTCAATTATTTAGAATGTCATAGTTATGATGTAGACTAATAGTGTTGAAGGTACTTGCATATTGTGTAGACTAACAGTGTTGGCGCCGGACTCCTAATTACTTACCGGATAGAATTTTCAAATTTGCAGGGCGAAACTCCAAAAGATGTCTACAAGGACTCTGAAGATCGATTTAGAACATTTTACTTTCCTTCTCATAATTTCGCTCTAATGGTCTATTGGGTAAGATTCTTGGTTGTTGCAGAAGAGAAAGGGATTAATGGTACGACTAAAACAGATGTCTTTGATATACACCTCGATAAAATCGATATTAGCTGGGCTCAGAGACTACGCGATCTAGATTACGCTGTCATTTCTGATGCTCATTGGTTTTTCCGGAAGAATTACTTATATGAAGGCGGTAGACAAATAGGCTGTATCTATTGCGACGAGCCAAATGTTCCTGATCTTGGAGTTCCATTCGCCGTTGGTAAAGCCTTTGGATCCGTTCTTGAATACATCAATGATTGTAAGGAGTGTAAAAAGGGCTTAGTTACTTTTCTAAGAACGTTTTCGCCTGCACATTTTGAGCACGGGTCTTGGAATGGTGGAGGGACATGTAACAGAACAAGTCCTTACACTGAGGAACAAATCAATTTAGCAAGCACCGAAATGGAAGTAAGGAGTGTTCAAGTGAAAGAGtttgagaagattaagaagagaacagaaggaaagagatttgagATTTTGGATATAACTAGGGCCATGATGATGCGACCTGATGGACATCCAGCCCTCCATTGGGACAATGAATATATGAAGGGTCACAGTGATTGTATTCATTGGTGCTTGCCCGGACCTATCGATGTATGGAACGATTTATTGATCGCCGTGCTACAGAAGGAAGATGGTCACTCGACTCACTCCTCGAGTTAAATAGACAATATAGAGTTTCATCTATGGTTTTAGTTCATATATTATATAATTCAATgtattgatttttattaaaagCTTTAAAGAATCCACTCATTTGGCAGAATAACATCAGTTTCTTTGGTGCTTTATACTGTACATGGCTTAGTTCGATTCATCCGATTCCTTCAAGCACATACAAAACTATGATGGGGATTGGAAAACTTATAGGCCGGATCATATAAAACCGGATCCTTGAGAAAGCTTTGAAGGCTGTGTTAAATATTGTTATCTGTCTTGACTTGAACTGCCTTGTCCAGAACCAGAATAATACTAAGCCAGTGAAGGTTGACTTGAGAGATGCCCAGTTGATGAGTCCTGCTGGATTTTAAGCCGATGCTTAACTTGCGGCGTACTCGCATATGCCGGTAGCTCATGTGTTTTTCAGAAAGAACTCAAATTTGTAAATATATAAATTGACATGATTCTTTTGATTAACAATTCAGCATCCAGTTCGTGGAGTCGGATACTTAAAAAAAATGAACAATGTCGCCAATCTCAACGTAAACACCTTGTCTGCAGTGGTGGGGAAAGCGGGCcaataatattttaagaaaatcaaaaaaatagaaaaagaagttGTAAACCCTTTGTTGATGGAAAAGCAGAATACTCTGTAATGGAAGACAAGTAAGTGATTCAGACTGTTTCAGTGGTAAGGACAAAACCCATAAGGGGAATGATATATTATTGATCCATAAATGTTTTACATTTACTATAATTTACATTAAACTCTTACTTAAGTTAGAGAAGATacaatagatatatatatatatatcttggagTATAATTAGAAAAACAATAAAGATTACATAATCTTTTGAATATCCTGTCTTAATTTCCCTTATATCGGCATTCCTAATACTTTGTTTATGGAGTAGCAATTTGCAAATCGAATCTCTAAAACTTAGAGTACACAAAAGCACAACGCGCTTTCAGGAAATGTAAGAAAGCGGGAACATCTTTACCGAGAAGATATCAATCAATTACTGTACCATTGTTCACTTTACCAAATTAACAAAGGCCATTAACACATGCCGAGTATAGCAATATTATCAGCAACAGAAGGACAGTTCACAGAGTTTAATGCAATCAACATTCCTTGAATGTTCACCAGAAAATTCTTACAGTTTCCTAACCTGGTTTATTAGACCCAGAATACAAACACCTCAGTGTCCATGATTTTTGAAAAAGTGGATCCACCTCAAATCTCACTAAACTATTCGACAATGTCTGTGAAATCATCTTCTAGTGCTTCCACCTGGTTTATATTGTCGGCACTTGGTACGGCCTCAATTTACATtgtcttcattttcttttctttaaatCCTTTTGATCTCAATACAACAAGTTCTCTCATCAACAATTCAGGTAAGGGTACCTTCAACATTTCATTCTTCATATTTCCATCTTATTTCTCTTTCTATCAGTTTCTGGTTTAACTCGGAATATTATTTTTTCCGGTGAAGATATAGACTACAGTGTTGCTGAGAAGGATAATGCAAGTTCTGTCATCATCAATCCTGGTAAGGCTATATGAACATTTCAAATctttatatttcatttttgtttctGTCAATTCCTTGTTTAACTCTTGATACTTTCTTTGTTGAATGTGTAGACTACAATGTTACTGAGAAGAACAAGTGTGACTTGTTTAAGGGTCACTGGGTTCCAGACCCAACAAGACCACTTTATACAAATTTGAGTTGTCCAACGCTGCCTGATTCAAAGAACTGTGCTAAATATGGAAGGAAAGATTCTGACTATTTGAACGGGAGATGGAAACCACAAGACTGTGAGCTCCCAAGATTTGATTCTAACATCTTCTTGTCAATCCTTCGAAGTAAAAGGTTAGCGTTTGTTGGCGATTCTGTTGCTAGAAATCATATGGAGTCACTCCTTTTCCTTTGTCTTCTATCTCAGGTAAGTATAACTTTTTCATCATCTTTCTTTTGTTTCTCTTGTTTTTGTTCCTCTTCCTGGTTCAACAATGGCTAGACAGTTTAATATTGCCAAAGTTCTTGCATATTTAAGTTGTATTTTGATTCATCCTGCAGTGTGTTTCTTCATTTACTACCTTTTGATGGATTTCTAATGTTACTTTGCAGGACCAAACTCCGATGGAATGGTGGAGGGGCTACGAAGATCGAGACATAACATTCTACTTTCCGTCATACGATTTCACTCTAATGGTCTTCTGGGCAAATACCTTGGTCCTTGCAAACGAGAGAGTAGTTAACGGTTCTAAAACTGGCGTGTTCGACTTGCACCTTGACAAGGTTGACCATTATTGGGCTATACTATTACCAGCTTTGGATTACTTAATTATCTCCGATGCTCACTGGTTCTTCCCAAAGAGCTACTTATATGAAGGTGGTCAACTTATTGGTTGTATCTATTGCGACGAATCAAATGTCACTCAACTAAACGTTCCATTTGCCATTGGAAAAGCATTTAGATCAACTCTTGAATACATTGATGAATGCGAACAGTGTGATGGCTTAGTTACTTTGCTAAGAACATTTGCACCGTCACATTTTGAAAATGGGTTTTGGAATACTGGAGGATACTGTAACAGAACAAGTCCTTACAGTGAAGATCAAGTTAACTTGGACGGCTATGAAACGGAACTCAGGAATTCTCAAGTGAAAGAGATGGAGAGAATTAGGAACATAAGTGAGAAGAGAGGGAATAAAAAGAGATATGAGATCGTGGACATAACCAGGGCTATGATAATGAGACCTGATGGGCATCCTGGGTCTTATTGGAACAATAAGAATGCGCATGGTCATGATGACTGCGCTCATTGGTGTTTGCCAGGACCCATGAACGATCTGTTGATGGCTGTGCTGCAGAAGATAGATGGATCGTCCATTGGTTAATGATCTTTGGGTTTGTTCACTAGTGGCTTTTGCTTATACTTATTACCCCGACAGTATATAGTGTTTCTACTGCAAGCTTGGGCAAAACCATTCAGTTTTGGCAGTAAAGAACAAAATAGTTGCCATAATTTATGAATTCAAAAGCAGAAAATATCAAGAAGTTTAAAATCTGTTAGCAAGCTTTCAGTGTTGCAACATCTTGTCTTTCTTCTTTCCAGTAGTCCTAGTAAGATTAGGCTTTCATTGAATGAATGACGAATGAGGGTTATGTACCTGATGCATGGTATCCAGGGTTGTCACAAGGAGCTAGTTTCAAAATTATGCCTGGATGTCCAAAACATTTCACAGTGCTGAGATTTGAGATGCACATGAATCCTCTCTGAGCCATATAATTCAATCTTCCTAGCCTGCTTGAAGCTGAAGTGAACCAACTGAATCAAACTATACAGGTGAATGGGAATTTCGTTTTTATGAAGATAGATAAGAGACGTAACCAGCATCTTAATACATATCATAAGACCTCTATACTCGATTTGTGCCAAGCCAGTCCTGTGACAGATTCAACATAAGAGATGGGAAATTTTCAACTCCTAGGTCCTCCAAACTCAAAAGGTTTGTTGACTTCCTAGTACAAGGATTAAAATGGCAAATGAAATCAGGCTACAGCTAGGGATTAAAAGGTATCCCCATCACTTGAAAAACTTATATAGGCATAGCCATAGATAATCAAACGACTACCTCTGGTATCAACAGAATCAGTAGCTGCATAGTAAGAACCATAAAAAGAAGCCCTACAAATTACCAACGCAACCATATAGTAAGGTGTGCCAATAAGCGTGTAATAAGTTTTGATGACACTATGTCACCCATGCTATCCTACTCCTACCAGCTAACTAGTGTCTTAGAACTTGGAAAGACAGAAACTAATCCGCTAGTTGTTAAAAAATGCTAAACAACTAGCGCCAACTAGTCTTCTCAATAAGTATTTTCACTTCCATCTCAAGAGCATAAGAATACCCATTACCTAAATTTCAATCTAAAGATGCAGCATTACCCCCCTCAATTCTAATCTAATTTGGAATGTTAGAAAGAATATACAAGTTAAACTCATGAACATTCAATTCAAATATTACCAGAGGTAAAAAATTCTGATAACCTGAATGTAAATTGATACAAAATGTATAATCCAATACATTCACAACACAATAATTAGACATAAGCAAATTGACTAGACCACATTATGTTGAACAAAACTACATTTCTACAACACAAACAAATGGAAATACATCTGAAATTCTAATGAATTAAATGAAAACAAGAATAGTTAAATCAATTCTAATACCTTTTTCTAAGCTTCTAATGCATCCCCAAGAGGAAAGGACAGTAGCTCTCGAACCACAGGCGAAGACTCAACCAATCCAATATCCATAGCATAACCAGAAATAGGCAATTTCAGATCTCTTAAAATACAAAAAGCTTCACCAATCCTACTCCTTGGCACCTCTTTCGCTACTGTACAATGAGGTATCCATGAATCTGGCAAATACTCTTCACCAATTTCAATATTCTCTTTTCGCAGTGCATCACACAATTGCACATGAAATTGAAGTAGTGCTGAGGTAGGATTAGGTGAAAGAAACAAAACATTTCCTTCACCAGGAAAACTCCCAATTGAAGACATAGATAGTGATAATGGCTCTTGCTTTGAAGCGAAGTTCTTTATAAGGTTTTGTAGTTTAGGTGGATCAAGTAAAGGACTAGATAGAAGAGTTATATGAGGTCTAGATTCCATTTCTATAAGCTGTGTACTGATCTGTCTACGAGCTAAAACATTCCATGCTTTTAAAACTTGGTTTTCTAAAGCTGGATCAAAAAAGAGTTGAATTGCATAACCTTGAGAAGACATTGAATTGCAAAATCTGAGAAACCCCCACAAAAGAAGATAGAGTGTTTAGATTACCCAGATGGATGAAAATAGAACAAATCCAAGTTAGAGATTGAACAGAAATTAAGATCAGAAAGTTGAAAAGAGATGGTATTTATTTTTAGAGTACCTAAAAGAAGATGATACAAAACCCAAGATGGAAAAGGGAAGATCAATATATAGAAAACCCCCAGAAGAGGTGATTGTATCCTTCCAAACGGAgataaaacaaaaccaaaagttttagaTTTAGCAGGAAATAGTTACCAAAATTAAAGAGGGCAGTTGAAGCTGTGTGAGAGAGAGGGTGTGATATAAACAAGGTACAAAGAGACTGAGGGAATAAAGACAGAAGAAAAAGGGTttctagaaaagaaaagagagaggagGTGACTTACTTTTACCACTGGTGGAGTTGAATGGATGGAGTAcagtttttgtccaaatggagAATCTCAAAAGACTAAAAAGAAGTTCATGGACATTAAGATTGTTATAATTCACGTGTCCAACTATAATTGGCTAAACCCTTCTTTTTTTTATCTGCTAGTATAACCGGCTAAAACTCCATTCAGGAAACTACCCTTCTAAACCGACGAGTACATAGTGCATGCCAATTGCCAAAGAATCCAGTTGCCGAATAGCGTGAACATTTTTTCCCAAGTGTAttgagcaagtcttatggtggaagaattgatcttccatcttccacaccACCTCAGCATTTGTAATAGTTCATCAAAGGTCAACTGTAGTGGTGGAATCATAAAAAAGGTAATCAAATTAGCGTTttacgctaataagaatagcgttagaAAACGCTATTCAGAATGGCGCTTTACGCTATTAAGATTAACGCTTTTTTACTCAGCCATTAGATTTTCAACTGCTCGTTTTAAatctacaaataaaaaaaaacgctattctttaCGCTAGTTAGATTAGCGTTGGCGTTATTTTTATTAGCGTTTTCCATTTTCTAGCGCGCTATCCTGAATAGCGTTTTACGCTAATCTGATTAGCGCTTCCATGGATTTCATAGACCATCCCACGAAATCAGGTAATATGGCTTGGAAAACTGCGGAAGACCCCTACTTGGAAACCAATAAACTTAACATTCcacaatttttccacacttggaataggttggattccaccataagacttgctctaagtttttattttttggaaagacCACTAGTCTTCGATTAAAAGTTCCATCCATAGAACTGATTTAAAATCGAAAAGCTACAGAGATACCATATTAGATTACagatatcaaagattttaatagTATTCAATTCTGACTAAATTTTTATCAGAATGAACCATTTCAACCGTACTGGAAGACCATAATGACAATAACATGAGTAAATTAATGTTAAAAAGTCAAATATGTTTTAACCAAAACAAATTTGGACCAGTATAAATTTGTAGCAGTGAGACCTTTGAAAGATCCAGCCAGGGATTTTCTAAACATCCAAGTATTATAACAACTTGTAAAGAGAGGTAACAGTAACAAGAGTAACAACATCGGTCTTCTAGTAACAACAGTAATAGTAGTAGCATcagtcttttgagatttggtgAATCGGATTGAGTCTTGATGAATCGGTCTGAATCAGTAACGAAGTTTTGGATTATTGGTATGATCTTGTTGACGAAGTAATTGATGAGATTGTTAATGAGGTTGTTGATGGAGTTGAAGATCTTGTTgctagttttgtttttgttgatgtGGCTTCTATCAAAAGATTGAGTACTTCTTCTGCAGAAAAACGATTCACCACTCTTTACTGAAACAGCCATTTCCATAAACAAAAACTTGCTAGTAAATACATATCACAACAAAGAAATCCGGACAAACACCCAAGCCTATATCTAAAGTCTATTGCAGGAAAAAcgaaaaatcaacaatcaaagactTAAAAAACTAAAACTTGAACCAATAGATAGAGACGTGCAAAGGAAGAGATGCATGGGAGGCAGATTCGAGCAGAAGGATTCAGGTTGCATGAAAAGTTTTCGATTCTGACAGGTTTTTTAGAGGAGAGAAGTTTTTTTTCCCAAATGTTACACACATATGCTTTTTATCTACCGGATTCTTACCCCAAAACACATACACCTCGTGTGTTGTAAAAATATTGATCCATGTCATTTATATTCAGACTCATCACCGGCCTAAATAAATGTGTCGTTCCATATGTAGAGCTTTGGTGCATACCACATAGTGGTGCAAAAAAGTGGAGAACGTTGTTGGAgttttaattttttataattGACGACCTATGCAACACTGCCACTTCAA
This genomic stretch from Papaver somniferum cultivar HN1 chromosome 5, ASM357369v1, whole genome shotgun sequence harbors:
- the LOC113282513 gene encoding protein ALTERED XYLOGLUCAN 4-like isoform X2 — protein: MIFEKVDPPQISLNYSTMSVKSSSSASTWFILSALGTASIYIVFIFFSLNPFDLNTTSSLINNSDYSVAEKDNASSVIINPDYNVTEKNKCDLFKGHWVPDPTRPLYTNLSCPTLPDSKNCAKYGRKDSDYLNGRWKPQDCELPRFDSNIFLSILRSKRLAFVGDSVARNHMESLLFLCLLSQDQTPMEWWRGYEDRDITFYFPSYDFTLMVFWANTLVLANERVVNGSKTGVFDLHLDKVDHYWAILLPALDYLIISDAHWFFPKSYLYEGGQLIGCIYCDESNVTQLNVPFAIGKAFRSTLEYIDECEQCDGLVTLLRTFAPSHFENGFWNTGGYCNRTSPYSEDQVNLDGYETELRNSQVKEMERIRNISEKRGNKKRYEIVDITRAMIMRPDGHPGSYWNNKNAHGHDDCAHWCLPGPMNDLLMAVLQKIDGSSIG
- the LOC113277741 gene encoding protein ALTERED XYLOGLUCAN 4-like, which gives rise to MAINPRKESYIEKKCDLFKGRWIPDLNGSLYTNWSCPTMPSSKNCHKHGRKDVDYMNWRRKPNECELPRFNLKTFLSVVRGKKLAFIGDSVARNQMESLLCLLSQGETPKDVYKDSEDRFRTFYFPSHNFALMVYWVRFLVVAEEKGINGTTKTDVFDIHLDKIDISWAQRLRDLDYAVISDAHWFFRKNYLYEGGRQIGCIYCDEPNVPDLGVPFAVGKAFGSVLEYINDCKECKKGLVTFLRTFSPAHFEHGSWNGGGTCNRTSPYTEEQINLASTEMEVRSVQVKEFEKIKKRTEGKRFEILDITRAMMMRPDGHPALHWDNEYMKGHSDCIHWCLPGPIDVWNDLLIAVLQKEDGHSTHSSS
- the LOC113282513 gene encoding protein ALTERED XYLOGLUCAN 4-like isoform X1; protein product: MIFEKVDPPQISLNYSTMSVKSSSSASTWFILSALGTASIYIVFIFFSLNPFDLNTTSSLINNSDIDYSVAEKDNASSVIINPDYNVTEKNKCDLFKGHWVPDPTRPLYTNLSCPTLPDSKNCAKYGRKDSDYLNGRWKPQDCELPRFDSNIFLSILRSKRLAFVGDSVARNHMESLLFLCLLSQDQTPMEWWRGYEDRDITFYFPSYDFTLMVFWANTLVLANERVVNGSKTGVFDLHLDKVDHYWAILLPALDYLIISDAHWFFPKSYLYEGGQLIGCIYCDESNVTQLNVPFAIGKAFRSTLEYIDECEQCDGLVTLLRTFAPSHFENGFWNTGGYCNRTSPYSEDQVNLDGYETELRNSQVKEMERIRNISEKRGNKKRYEIVDITRAMIMRPDGHPGSYWNNKNAHGHDDCAHWCLPGPMNDLLMAVLQKIDGSSIG
- the LOC113282514 gene encoding uncharacterized protein LOC113282514, translated to MSSQGYAIQLFFDPALENQVLKAWNVLARRQISTQLIEMESRPHITLLSSPLLDPPKLQNLIKNFASKQEPLSLSMSSIGSFPGEGNVLFLSPNPTSALLQFHVQLCDALRKENIEIGEEYLPDSWIPHCTVAKEVPRSRIGEAFCILRDLKLPISGYAMDIGLVESSPVVRELLSFPLGDALEA